The following proteins are co-located in the Pyrobaculum calidifontis JCM 11548 genome:
- a CDS encoding PaREP1 family protein — protein sequence MIPAAVLSRLEEEARARGKSLAEVLLEKLAIDPAAKAEAYLELHEKYLAEAEELYKKGDLLQAGEKYWGAVAALLNAIGELLGVEHYSHRDYQLIITRIYRETGDIDVVRLFRMAEALHANFYHNFLDRDLFERHREDALALVERLKRYISLKRR from the coding sequence GTGATCCCCGCCGCGGTGCTTTCTAGGCTTGAGGAGGAGGCAAGGGCCAGGGGGAAGTCCCTGGCAGAGGTCTTATTGGAGAAACTCGCCATAGACCCAGCCGCCAAAGCCGAGGCCTACCTAGAACTCCACGAAAAGTACCTCGCCGAGGCCGAAGAGTTGTACAAGAAGGGCGACCTCTTGCAGGCGGGGGAGAAGTACTGGGGGGCCGTGGCGGCTCTTTTAAACGCCATAGGCGAACTGCTGGGGGTAGAGCACTACAGCCACAGAGACTACCAACTGATCATAACCCGCATCTACCGCGAGACGGGGGACATAGACGTAGTTAGGCTTTTCCGAATGGCCGAGGCCCTCCACGCCAACTTCTATCACAACTTCCTCGACCGTGACCTCTTCGAGCGACATAGAGAGGACGCGTTGGCCCTCGTGGAGAGGCTCAAACGGTATATATCGCTTAAGAGGAGGTAG